The proteins below come from a single Oscillospiraceae bacterium genomic window:
- a CDS encoding dihydrodipicolinate synthase family protein produces MKDINKYRGIIPAFYACYAPDGSISIEGVKALTRHLIAKGVKGVYVGGSSGECIYQHPDERKAVLEAVMSEAKGKITVIAHVACNNTADSVELAAHAEKCGVDAIAAIPPIYFHLPNYAIADYWNAMSAAAPNTEFVIYNIPQLAGTALTMPLLQEMLKNPNVIAVKNSSMPTQDIQLFKDAGIAARGEDGFAVFNGPDEQFVSGRAMGADGGIGGTYAVMPELFIRMNELVEQGNLPAARAIQYKADRIIYKMCEAHGNLYAVQKEILRRMYGLELGGVRAPLPNLIPEDEAVVAEAQRMIEAAVAEL; encoded by the coding sequence ATGAAAGACATCAACAAATACCGCGGCATTATCCCCGCATTTTATGCCTGCTATGCACCGGACGGCTCGATCTCGATCGAGGGCGTCAAGGCGCTGACCCGCCACCTGATCGCCAAGGGCGTCAAGGGCGTCTATGTCGGCGGCTCCTCCGGCGAGTGCATCTACCAGCACCCCGATGAGCGCAAGGCCGTGCTGGAGGCCGTCATGAGCGAGGCGAAGGGCAAGATCACCGTCATTGCGCATGTCGCCTGCAACAACACGGCGGACTCGGTCGAGCTGGCCGCCCACGCCGAGAAGTGCGGCGTGGATGCGATCGCTGCCATCCCGCCGATCTACTTCCACCTGCCGAACTACGCCATTGCCGACTACTGGAACGCGATGAGCGCCGCCGCCCCCAACACCGAGTTCGTCATCTACAACATTCCGCAGCTGGCCGGTACCGCCCTGACGATGCCGCTGCTGCAGGAGATGCTGAAGAACCCGAATGTCATTGCCGTCAAGAACTCCTCGATGCCCACGCAGGACATTCAGCTGTTCAAGGACGCCGGCATCGCCGCCCGCGGCGAGGATGGCTTTGCCGTCTTTAACGGTCCCGATGAGCAGTTTGTCTCGGGCCGCGCCATGGGTGCCGACGGCGGCATCGGCGGCACCTACGCCGTCATGCCGGAGCTGTTCATCCGGATGAACGAGCTGGTCGAGCAGGGCAATCTGCCCGCAGCCCGCGCCATCCAGTACAAGGCTGACCGCATCATCTACAAGATGTGCGAGGCCCACGGCAACCTGTACGCCGTGCAGAAGGAGATCCTGCGCCGCATGTACGGTCTGGAGCTGGGCGGTGTGCGCGCCCCGCTGCCGAACCTTATCCCCGAGGACGAGGCCGTTGTGGCCGAGGCGCAGCGTATGATCGAGGCTGCCGTTGCAGAGCTGTAA